From Campylobacter pinnipediorum subsp. caledonicus:
TCATTATTTCTATATGCTGAGCCATTCCTACCGCCGTTATAACACTATCAAGAGAAAATACTATATCTATGATGGCTATTTGAGTAACAACCGATATGAAATTTGAACCCTTTGTTTCTTCTTTATGTTCTTCGTGTTCGCCATTTATGCTTGAGTGAATTTCCATTGTTGATTTTGCTATCAAAAACAAGCCTCCTAAAATCAGAACAATATCACGACCAGTGATATCAAATCCAAAAAGGCTAATAAGCGGTTTTGTTAGTTTCATTATCCAAAACAAAGACAACAAAAGTAATATTCTAGTAATCATAGCAAGCCCAAGACCCACCATACGCCCTTTGTCTTTTTGGTGTTGTGGCAATTTTCCTACTAAAATCGCTATAAAAATAATATTATCAATGCCCAAAACTATCTCAAGTCCTGTAAGCGTAAAAAGTGATACCCAAGCTTCAGGCGATGCTATCCAATCAAACAATACTTCTCCTTTAATATTTTAAGATACAATTTATCAAAATAAGACTTAAAAAATATAAAATTTATTGATTATCAATGATACTAAAATCATAAAATTCATTTTTGTGATCAGTGTTTCCAACTTTACTGTATTGAAGCATAGCTGCTTTTATATTATCTATTTCTTGATATAAAAAACCAAGTGCGATTCTATTTTCTATCGCATCTGGATCACTAATACGAGTTAGTTCTAAAAGTGCTATTGCGTTTGCTGACTTATTTGCTCCAGTTGCAGCGACTGAAGCTAAAAATAGAGTAACTGGATCTTCAACTTTAAAATTATCTATCAAAATATTATAAATTTCAAAACTTTTATCAAATTCATTTGTAAAAAGTTGCATGTATGCCAATGTTTGAAGCAAATTCACATTTGATGGTGCATCTTTTAGTTTTTGAACAATCTTATCTCTTTCGTAAAACAAAAGCCCAGAAATTTGAAGCAATTTAGTATATTGTTTTTTAATTATGCTTGCCCCATTATAAAAGCTATCTTCATTTAAGTCTTTGTTTTTAAAGTATTTTTGTATATTTAGTGCATATGTTTTTATATCATCTGTGTCGTAGTTTGCTATAAAATTTAGTATATTTGAAACTATATCATTTGGCATAAGCTCTAGTAGTTTAGCTGTTTTTTCTTTCATTACTTCATCTCTAGATGACATTTTAGCGATTATTATTTCAAAGGCTAAGTTTAAAGTGCTTTCATCTTTTGACTCTTCTAGATATCTAATCATAGATGATTGGTTTTGTGCTATCAAATCCAATAAAGAATTATAAATATTCGGTCGTTGAATATTTGTGTCGTTTCTTAGGTTTTTACTAAGTTCGCTTATAAATTTTGGATTTAAATTGTTTGTTATATCCGCGCAAATAGCATGAAAAACACCAGCTAGATAGTTGGTAGGATCAAGATGATAGCTTGTAGCAAAATGTTTTAAGGCCATAGAAAAATTTCCAAGTTGTGCATATGTAAGTGCTAGATTATAATGCAATATAGAGTGTTTTGGATATATAGACACAAGCTTTATAAAATCCATATTTGCCTCTTTTAGCTTGTAGTTTAAAGCCTTTGCAATAGCATTTGATAGCTCTATA
This genomic window contains:
- a CDS encoding TerC family protein encodes the protein MFDWIASPEAWVSLFTLTGLEIVLGIDNIIFIAILVGKLPQHQKDKGRMVGLGLAMITRILLLLSLFWIMKLTKPLISLFGFDITGRDIVLILGGLFLIAKSTMEIHSSINGEHEEHKEETKGSNFISVVTQIAIIDIVFSLDSVITAVGMAQHIEIMILAVILAVCVMMFASKAISDFVDNNPTIKVLALAFLIMIGFALIGEGFGAHIPKAYIYFAMAFSLSVELINIYAKKKQDKINKK